In the genome of Streptomyces sp. Q6, the window GACGCCGCCCAGGACGCGGCCGCGGGCGTGGAGAAGGTCTCGGAGGACGCGGCCGCATGACTACCGCCACCGAGGCGCCCCCGCTGGCGCCCACCCCGGAGAAGACCCCGCCCAAGAAGACCCGCAAGCGCGGCCGCCTGGTCCCGTACTGGCTGCTGCTGCCCGGCATCCTGTGGCTCGTCGTCTTCTTCGCGCTGCCGATGGTCTACCAGGCCTCCACGTCCGTACAGACGGGGTCACTGGAGGACGGCTACCAGGTCACCTGGCACTTCGCCACGTACTGGGACGCGCTGACCGACTACTACCCGCAGTTCCTGCGCTCGGTCCTGTACGCGGGCTGCGCCACGCTCCTGTGCCTGGTGCTCGGCTATCCGCTGGCGTACCTCATCGCGTTCCGCGCGGGCCGCTGGCGCAACGTCGTGCTGATCCTCGTCATCGCGCCGTTCTTCACCAGCTTCCTGATCCGCACGCTCGCCTGGAAGACGATCCTCGCGGACGGCGGCCCGGTCGTCGGCGCGCTCAACACGCTGCACGTCCTGGACGTGACGACCTGGCTCGGCATGACCGAGGGCGACCGGGTGCTCGCGACACCGCTCGCCGTGATCTGCGGACTCACGTACAACTTCCTGCCGTTCATGATCCTGCCGCTCTACACCTCGCTGGAGCGGATCGACGGCCGGCTGCACGAGGCCGCGGGCGACCTGTACGCGTCCCCGGCGACCACCTTCCGCAAGGTCACGTTCCCGCTGTCGATGCCGGGCGTGGTCTCCGGAACGCTGCTCACCTTCATCCCCGCGGCCGGTGACTACGTCAACGCCGACCTGCTCGGCTCCACCGACACCCGCATGGTCGGAAACGTCATCCAGACGCAGTTCCTGCGCATCCTGGACTATCCGACAGCGGCCGCGCTCTCCTTCATCCTCATGGCGGCCATTCTCGTCATGGTCACCGTCTACATTCGCCGTGCCGGAACGGAGGACCTCGTCTGATGCGCTGGCTGCGGAAGAACCTCGTGGTGATAGCGGGCCTGATCACGCTCGGCTATCTCCTCCTCCCGAACGTCGTCGTCACGGTCTTCTCGTTCAACAAGCCCAAGGGCCGGTTCAATTACGAGTGGACGGCGTTCTCGCTCGACGCCTGGAAGAACCCGTGCGGGGTCGCCGACATGTGCGGCTCGCTCTCGCTGAGCCTCCAGATCGCCTTCTGGGCGACGCTCGGCGCGACGGCGCTCGGCACGATGATCGCCTTCGCCCTGGTGCGCTACCGGTTCCGGGCGCGCGGCGCGATCAACTCGCTGATCTTCCTGCCGATGGCCATGCCGGAGGTCGTGATGGCGGCCTCGCTGCTCACGCTCTTCCTCAACATGGGCGCCCAGCTGGGCTTCTGGACGATCCTCATCGCCCACATCATGTTCTGCCTGAGCTTCGTCGTGACGGCGGTGAAGGCGCGCGTGATGTCGATGGACCCGCGCCTGGAGCAGGCGGCGCAGGACCTCTACGCGGGACCGGTCCAGACGTTCCTGCGGGTGACCCTGCCGATCGCGGCGCCGGGAATCGCGGCGGGCGCGCTGCTCGCCTTCGCGCTCTCCTTCGACGATTTCATCATCACGAATTTCAACGCGGGTTCGACCGTGACCTTCCCCATGTTCGTCTGGGGATCGGCGCAGCGCGGCACACCCGTTCAGATCAATGTCATCGGCACGGCCATGTTCCTGGTCGCCGTGCTGTGTGTCCTCACCGGAATGATGGTGGGGAAGCGAAAGAGCAAGACAGCCGCCTGAGGCTGTTCTCTGAATTTCCGAGGGAGTTGGAATCATGGCCGCTGGCGCCATGAATCGCAGGACCGCGTCGTTGCAGGCACTCGCCGACGCCAAGCCCGTCCCGTACTGGCTGGACGACCCCGGCCGCCCCGAGCCGCGCCCCGCCCTCACCGGCGACGAGCGGTGCGATCTGCTCGTCGTCGGCGGTGGCTACAGCGGCCTGTGGACCGCGCTCATCGCCAAGGAGCGCGACCCGGGGCGTGAGGTGGTCCTGGTCGAGGGCAAGGAGATCGGCTGGGCCGCCTCCGGGCGCAACGGCGGGTTCTGCGCCGCCTCCCTCACGCACGGCACGGCCAACGGGCTCGCCCGCTGGCCGAAGGAGATCAAGAAGCTGGAGGAGCTGGGCGCCGCCAACCTCGACGCCATCGAGGCGGCGGTCGCCCGCTACTCCATCGACTGCGACTTCGAGCGCACCGGCGAACTGGACGTGGCGACGCAGCCGCACCAGGTCGCCGAACTGCGCGAGTTCTACGAGGAGTTGCGCGAGGCCGGCCTCGCGGACGGCCTGGAGCTGCTCGACGGGGAGGCCACCCGGGAGCAGGTCGGGTCCCCGACGTTCCTCGGCGCGCTGTACGACCCCGACGGCGTCGCGATGCTCCACCCGGCGAAACTCGCGTGGGGCCTCAAGCGGGCCTGCCTCGACCTCGGCGTGCGGATCTACGAGAACACCCCGGCGACCGCGCTCTCCTCGAACGCCACCGGCCTCGCCGTCCGCACCCCGTACGGCCGGGTCTTCGCCCGGTACGCGGCACTCGGCACGAACGTCTTCCCGTCGCTGGTCAAGCGGGTCCGCTCCTACACGGTGCCGGTGTACGACTACGCGCTGATGACGGAGCCGCTGAGCGCGGCCCAGCTGGAGTCGATCGGCTGGAAGAACCGGCAGGGCCTGGGCGACTCGGCGAACCAGTTCCACTACTTCCGGCTGTCCGCCGACAACCGGATCCTGTGGGGCGGCTACGACGCGATCTACCCGTACGGCGGCCGGGTGCGGGACGAGCACGACCACCGCCCGGAGACGTACGCGAAGCTCGCCGAGCACTTCTTCACCTGCTTCCCGCAGCTGGAGGGCCTGCGCTTCACGCACGCGTGGGGCGGCGCGATCGACACCTGCTCGCGCTTCTCGGCGTTCTTCGGCACGGCCCACGCGGGCCGCGTCGCGTACGCCGCGGGCTATACGGGCCTCGGCGTGGGCGCCACCCGCTTCGGCGCGGACGTCATGCTGGACCTGCTGTCCGGCGAGCGCACCGAGCGCACCGAGCTGGAGATGGTCCGCACGAAGCCGCTGCCCTTCCCGCCGGAGCCGTTCGCGTACACGGGCATCGCCCTGACGAAGTGGTCCCTGGCGCGGGCCGACGACAACGGCGGCCGCAGGAACCTGTGGCTGAAGGCGATGGACGCGGTGGGCCTGGGCTTCGACAGCTGACCCCGCGGGGGAGCCGCGCCGTGCAGCTCCCCCGCACCTCACTGCCCGGTCGGCGTCCCCTGATGGAAGTACATCCGCCACCCGGCCTCCGGGTCGCGCCGCCACAGCGAACTGCGGCGCACCCGGCGGCCGTCGTGCTCCGCGTGATAGGTCAGGTGGACGAGGCCGGGCGCGAGCACCGCCCCCGCCATCTCCGTGATCCGGGCCGGCGGCCCCGGATCCTCGGACGCCGCGCCCGTCACCGCCAGGATCGACGACCGGTCCCAGCGCCGCCCCGACGCCCCGAACTCGAAGAACTCCGGGTCGAGCAGGGCCGTCACCCGCGCGTCGGACGCCCGCACCGCCGGGTCGAGGAGCCGGAGCTCGCCGTCGATCGCGGCCTGGATCTGCGCCTGTTCGTCCCGCGTGGCCATCCGTGCGCTCCGTCCTTGATCGACCGGCGTACGCCCTGGTCGGACCCTGTGACCCGGTTCACTACCAGAAAGTAACCCGAACTCGCGTAATGCGGAGGCCCCTCCCGCCCTCTCGCTGATGACCAACGGAGTCGAAGCGAAAAGGGAGGTCCCGCCATGACTGGCGCAGGAGCGGCTAAGTCGGCGGTCGAGTGGCTGGTGTCGGTGGCGCCGGATCCGGAGGCGTGCCGCTGGGAATGGGAGCGCAATCCGCTCGGGGTGGCGCTGCTGCCCGCGGGCAAACAGTGGGACGTGCTGATCCTGCCGGGCGAGCTGGGCTATCCCACGCTCGATGTGCTGACCCGGGTGATCGGCCGGCCCGGCCCCGTCCTCGCGGACTTCGGCGACGCCCGCATGGGCTTCTTCGTCCCGGCGGGGACGGTGGCCCGCTGGCTCGGCACCGGGGTGCGCGGCGCGGGCTGCGGCACCTGGATCGTGGTGCCGTACCCCGGCCGCTCCACCGGCGGCGTCCGCTGGCTGGTGTCGCCGGACGGCTCGGGCACGCTCACGGATCCGGCGCTCCTCGAACTCGCCATGCACGAGGCCGCGGCCCAACTGGCCCGGGAAACGGGGGAGTAGAGGAGATGCGCGAGGAGAAGGGAGACGCCCGGGACTCTTGACAACTCAATTGGTCTGGACCAGGTTGGGCGCGCTCCACCGTGCCCGTTCCCCCGCCACGCCCGGAGGCAGCCATGACCCGTCCCAGACCCCTGCCCGTACGCGGACGTCTGCGCCGCGCACTGCTGACCGCGCTCACGGCCGCCGCGCTCACCGCGACCGGCCTCACCGCGCTCGGCCCCGCCGCCCACGCGGCCGACACCGACCTCGCCCGCAACGGCGGCTTCGAGTCCGGCCTGGACGGCTGGACCTGCACGGCGAACACCGGCGCCACCGTCAACTCGCCCGTCCACAGCGGCAGTTCGTCGCTCCGGGCGACCCCGACCGCCGCCGACAACGCCCAGTGCGCCCAGACGGTGACGGTGCGCCCCGACGCGACGTACACCCTCTCCGGGTACGTCCGCGGCAGTTACGTCTACCTCGGTGCGAGCGGCACCGGCACCACGGACGTGTCGACGTGGACCCCGTCGGCGACGGACTGGCAGCGGTTGACGACGACGTTCCGCACCGGCCCGGCCACCACCAAGGTCACGATCTACACGCACGGCTGGTACGGGACCCCGGCCTACCACGCCGACGACCTCACGCTCGTCGGCCCCGGCGCGCAGGCCCCGGTCCCGCCCGCGGCGCCCACGGGCCTCGCGACCGGCGCGGTCGCCTCCACGAGCGTCGCCCTGTCCTGGACCGCGGTCCCCGGCGCGACGAGCTACGCCGTGTACGTCAACGGCACCAAGTCCCGTACGGCGAGCGGGAACACGACCACCGTCACCGGCCTCACCGCCGCGACGGCGTACAGCTTCCAGGTCACGGCCCTCAACGACGCGGGGGAGTCCGCGAAGTCGACGGCGGTCACGGCCACGACGACCGAGGGCTCGCCGGGCGGCGGCTCCGCGGACCTCCCGGCCCACGCCCTGGTCGGCTATCTCCACGCGAGCTTCGCCAACGGCGCCGGCTACACCCGGCTCGCCGACGTCCCCGACAGCTGGGACGTCATCGACCTCGCCTTCGGCGAACCCACCTCCACCACCTCGGGCGACATCCGCTTCAACCGCTGCCCGGTGACCGAGTGCCCGAACGTCGAGTCGGACGCCGACTTCAAGGCGGCGATCAAGGCGAAGCAGGCGGCGGGCAAGAAGGTCCTGATCTCCATCGGCGGCCAGAACGGCCAGGTCCAGCTGACCACCACGGCGGCCCGCGACACCTTCGTCTCCTCGGTCTCGAAGATCATCGACACCTACGGCCTCGACGGCCTCGACGTCGACTTCGAGGGCCACTCCCTGTCCCTGAACACCGGCGACACGGACTTCAAGAACCCGACCACACCCGTGATCGTGAACCTGATCTCGGCGCTGAAGACCCTGAAGGCCAAGTACGGCGACAGGTTCGTCCTGACGATGGCCCCGGAGACCTTCTTCGTCCAGAACGGCTACCAGTTCTACGGCAGCGGCAAGTGGGGCGGCCAGGACCCGCGCTGCGGCGCGTACCTCCCGGTGATCTACGCGATGCGCGACGCCCTCACCCTGCTGCACGTCCAGGACTACAACTCGGGCCCGATCATGGGCCTCGACAACCAGTACCACTCCATGGGCGGCGCCGACTTCCACATCGCGATGACCGACATGCTCCTGACGGGCTTCCCGGTCGCGGGCGACGCCAACAACGTCTTCCCGCCCCTGCGCCCCGACCAGGTCGCGATCGGCATGCCCGCCTCGACCAACGCGGGCAACGGCCACGTCACCCCCGCCGAGACGAACAAGGCCCTGGACTGCCTCACGAAGAAGACGAACTGCG includes:
- a CDS encoding ABC transporter permease, which encodes MTTATEAPPLAPTPEKTPPKKTRKRGRLVPYWLLLPGILWLVVFFALPMVYQASTSVQTGSLEDGYQVTWHFATYWDALTDYYPQFLRSVLYAGCATLLCLVLGYPLAYLIAFRAGRWRNVVLILVIAPFFTSFLIRTLAWKTILADGGPVVGALNTLHVLDVTTWLGMTEGDRVLATPLAVICGLTYNFLPFMILPLYTSLERIDGRLHEAAGDLYASPATTFRKVTFPLSMPGVVSGTLLTFIPAAGDYVNADLLGSTDTRMVGNVIQTQFLRILDYPTAAALSFILMAAILVMVTVYIRRAGTEDLV
- a CDS encoding ABC transporter permease, whose translation is MRWLRKNLVVIAGLITLGYLLLPNVVVTVFSFNKPKGRFNYEWTAFSLDAWKNPCGVADMCGSLSLSLQIAFWATLGATALGTMIAFALVRYRFRARGAINSLIFLPMAMPEVVMAASLLTLFLNMGAQLGFWTILIAHIMFCLSFVVTAVKARVMSMDPRLEQAAQDLYAGPVQTFLRVTLPIAAPGIAAGALLAFALSFDDFIITNFNAGSTVTFPMFVWGSAQRGTPVQINVIGTAMFLVAVLCVLTGMMVGKRKSKTAA
- a CDS encoding FAD-dependent oxidoreductase yields the protein MAAGAMNRRTASLQALADAKPVPYWLDDPGRPEPRPALTGDERCDLLVVGGGYSGLWTALIAKERDPGREVVLVEGKEIGWAASGRNGGFCAASLTHGTANGLARWPKEIKKLEELGAANLDAIEAAVARYSIDCDFERTGELDVATQPHQVAELREFYEELREAGLADGLELLDGEATREQVGSPTFLGALYDPDGVAMLHPAKLAWGLKRACLDLGVRIYENTPATALSSNATGLAVRTPYGRVFARYAALGTNVFPSLVKRVRSYTVPVYDYALMTEPLSAAQLESIGWKNRQGLGDSANQFHYFRLSADNRILWGGYDAIYPYGGRVRDEHDHRPETYAKLAEHFFTCFPQLEGLRFTHAWGGAIDTCSRFSAFFGTAHAGRVAYAAGYTGLGVGATRFGADVMLDLLSGERTERTELEMVRTKPLPFPPEPFAYTGIALTKWSLARADDNGGRRNLWLKAMDAVGLGFDS
- a CDS encoding DUF4440 domain-containing protein, which encodes MATRDEQAQIQAAIDGELRLLDPAVRASDARVTALLDPEFFEFGASGRRWDRSSILAVTGAASEDPGPPARITEMAGAVLAPGLVHLTYHAEHDGRRVRRSSLWRRDPEAGWRMYFHQGTPTGQ
- a CDS encoding glycoside hydrolase family 18 protein; this encodes MTRPRPLPVRGRLRRALLTALTAAALTATGLTALGPAAHAADTDLARNGGFESGLDGWTCTANTGATVNSPVHSGSSSLRATPTAADNAQCAQTVTVRPDATYTLSGYVRGSYVYLGASGTGTTDVSTWTPSATDWQRLTTTFRTGPATTKVTIYTHGWYGTPAYHADDLTLVGPGAQAPVPPAAPTGLATGAVASTSVALSWTAVPGATSYAVYVNGTKSRTASGNTTTVTGLTAATAYSFQVTALNDAGESAKSTAVTATTTEGSPGGGSADLPAHALVGYLHASFANGAGYTRLADVPDSWDVIDLAFGEPTSTTSGDIRFNRCPVTECPNVESDADFKAAIKAKQAAGKKVLISIGGQNGQVQLTTTAARDTFVSSVSKIIDTYGLDGLDVDFEGHSLSLNTGDTDFKNPTTPVIVNLISALKTLKAKYGDRFVLTMAPETFFVQNGYQFYGSGKWGGQDPRCGAYLPVIYAMRDALTLLHVQDYNSGPIMGLDNQYHSMGGADFHIAMTDMLLTGFPVAGDANNVFPPLRPDQVAIGMPASTNAGNGHVTPAETNKALDCLTKKTNCGSYPTHGTWPALRGLMTWSVNWDRFNSWEFQKNFDAYFG